One Rhizobium sp. NRK18 genomic window carries:
- a CDS encoding tetratricopeptide repeat protein has product MVLVAVSLAGIIGLSRHFETRSPELSLDLFPINVEALLTMSMQSFAGAATPEQLEDIERRTRALLPFNAGDARLYSIIGEAERQKGASDHASMAFGRSLSLARTERHALQWVLRVAIERGDYAEALERFDALFRRWPEQISVYAPLIPQVFAGPQQYETLLRRLEASPPWRTTLLSRLAGNGQTLAYSAKLIEDLVGEPAPLKTGEISNVLNGLINAGRYEVAYRTFLMTLSPEEQPMVGHVYDGQFRLKPSGRPFDWQIRDHPGVVFSYPGAAGSGAKQGLTLTFQHAPVRNLKVRQYLLLPPARYSLRLQVRANEVALPKGLSWRVRCGNSNRVLVELAMPDGSYSDGFAADLTVPSGECPFQILDLSTKAVAENWNETYRGWIAFDTVAVVRGS; this is encoded by the coding sequence ATGGTGCTCGTGGCCGTTTCGTTGGCTGGCATCATCGGGTTAAGTCGGCATTTCGAGACACGATCTCCCGAGCTTTCTCTTGATCTGTTTCCGATCAATGTCGAGGCCTTGCTCACCATGTCCATGCAGAGCTTTGCAGGAGCGGCCACGCCGGAGCAATTGGAGGATATCGAGCGGCGCACACGAGCATTGCTTCCCTTCAATGCGGGCGACGCACGCCTTTACAGCATCATCGGCGAGGCGGAGCGGCAAAAGGGGGCGTCCGACCATGCGTCGATGGCCTTTGGAAGGTCACTCAGCCTCGCCCGCACTGAACGCCACGCCCTGCAATGGGTTTTGCGTGTTGCGATCGAGAGAGGAGACTACGCCGAAGCGCTGGAGCGGTTCGACGCGTTGTTTCGCCGCTGGCCGGAGCAGATTTCAGTCTACGCCCCTTTGATTCCGCAGGTCTTTGCCGGACCACAACAGTACGAAACACTGCTCAGGCGACTGGAGGCATCCCCACCGTGGCGGACGACGCTGCTCAGCCGGCTTGCCGGAAACGGGCAGACGCTGGCGTATTCGGCCAAGCTCATTGAAGATCTCGTTGGCGAGCCTGCGCCGCTCAAGACCGGCGAAATTTCGAACGTCCTGAATGGGCTCATCAATGCCGGACGGTATGAGGTGGCCTATCGGACCTTCCTGATGACACTGTCACCGGAAGAGCAGCCGATGGTCGGTCATGTCTATGACGGGCAATTTCGGCTGAAGCCGAGCGGACGCCCCTTCGACTGGCAGATTCGCGATCATCCTGGCGTGGTCTTTTCTTATCCGGGTGCGGCAGGCAGCGGCGCTAAACAAGGCTTGACGCTGACGTTTCAGCATGCGCCCGTCCGCAATCTCAAGGTTCGGCAATATTTGCTTCTGCCGCCGGCCCGCTACAGCCTGAGACTGCAGGTGCGTGCCAATGAGGTTGCCTTGCCCAAGGGTCTTTCCTGGCGGGTTCGCTGCGGCAATTCCAACCGGGTGCTGGTCGAACTGGCCATGCCCGATGGCAGCTACAGTGACGGCTTCGCCGCCGACCTGACAGTCCCGTCCGGAGAATGCCCATTCCAGATCCTCGACCTGTCGACGAAGGCGGTGGCGGAAAATTGGAATGAGACGTATCGCGGCTGGATTGCCTTCGACACTGTCGCCGTGGTGCGGGGATCGTGA
- a CDS encoding O-antigen ligase family protein gives MVGDRQSRILLGFVLLLCLLLGGGTARGLTVDLLLLVAMVCVSAYAIGRHWNTPSSRWCKLIFSLLLCSALVQLLPVPVTWLAFARPSVFLPFDPSTGRAFEWSSVSLSVPRTILAVITVLCEIAMFVALRRLGREELGRMMLFYSAGVIVNILVVLLNYSSEGCGNIVGPQSHSLGAGLFANQNHLATLFCASIPLAVYGLSVQGMRTFAVSALVAILIALLSLGSRAGILMGFSVLFLSLLIGWRGMRLGRLGASVLVLLVFLFGYGAIVRIGVDVPETTLSRQLFALTTLRAIRENLLLGTGYGTFDLVYPHYELLKDIYQPYVNHAHNDFLEIMLEGGLAGAALVIAYIVAVLLQLTKVHGAPLQRLSFLSICVVLVHSTVDYPLRTVAMAAAFAFYNALFFAASETSTRPCARRCLDNGNLDDVERETKWNSNA, from the coding sequence ATGGTGGGGGACCGGCAAAGTCGCATCCTGTTGGGGTTCGTCCTCCTTCTTTGCCTGCTGCTGGGCGGGGGAACGGCAAGGGGACTTACAGTCGACTTGCTCCTGCTTGTGGCAATGGTCTGCGTTTCGGCCTACGCGATAGGGCGCCACTGGAATACGCCGTCGTCCAGATGGTGCAAGCTCATATTCAGCCTGCTGCTTTGCTCGGCCCTGGTGCAACTGTTGCCGGTGCCAGTAACCTGGTTGGCATTTGCAAGACCGTCGGTCTTCTTGCCATTTGATCCCTCGACAGGTCGTGCCTTTGAATGGAGCAGCGTCAGCCTCTCGGTCCCGCGGACGATCTTGGCTGTGATCACGGTACTCTGCGAGATTGCGATGTTCGTCGCCTTGCGTCGCCTCGGGCGCGAAGAGCTTGGCAGGATGATGCTGTTCTATTCCGCTGGCGTCATCGTCAATATTCTAGTGGTTCTCCTTAACTACTCCAGCGAGGGATGCGGCAATATCGTCGGACCGCAGAGCCATAGCCTTGGGGCAGGGCTCTTCGCCAACCAGAACCATCTTGCCACCCTGTTTTGTGCGAGCATTCCTCTCGCCGTTTACGGGCTATCGGTTCAGGGGATGCGGACCTTTGCCGTCTCGGCTTTGGTGGCCATCCTCATCGCTCTGCTTTCACTTGGATCGAGAGCAGGCATCCTCATGGGGTTCTCCGTCCTCTTTCTTTCGCTTCTGATCGGCTGGAGGGGAATGAGGCTTGGCAGACTTGGCGCGTCGGTGTTGGTGCTTTTGGTTTTCCTCTTTGGTTACGGCGCCATTGTTCGGATTGGCGTGGATGTGCCCGAAACCACGCTCAGCCGACAGCTGTTCGCACTGACCACCCTGCGCGCCATTCGTGAGAACCTGCTGCTTGGAACAGGATACGGGACTTTTGACCTCGTCTATCCTCACTATGAGCTGCTCAAAGATATTTATCAGCCGTATGTAAACCATGCGCACAACGACTTTCTCGAAATCATGCTCGAGGGTGGCCTCGCCGGCGCAGCTCTGGTGATCGCCTATATCGTCGCAGTGCTCCTGCAACTGACGAAGGTCCATGGAGCGCCTCTGCAGCGCCTGTCCTTTCTCTCGATTTGTGTCGTCCTGGTGCACTCGACCGTCGACTATCCGCTGCGAACCGTGGCGATGGCGGCGGCATTCGCGTTCTACAACGCACTTTTCTTTGCCGCTTCTGAAACGTCGACCCGGCCCTGTGCCCGGCGATGCTTGGACAATGGAAATCTCGATGATGTTGAGAGGGAGACGAAATGGAACTCGAACGCCTAG
- a CDS encoding GumC family protein, translating into MRDYSQKLPMGRAPHATSIASDGYYGGFFGGQEQFHFSQRRGLEGIDAVGLFLRALKYRWLAAAVIAAGLVLATLVTFMQTPKYQAAAKLEVVLPSARVIEDIEVTTESSDMRAFQTAREKLLSRALAQRVVFALNLTERPDFLFPRRNFSLANLFAHALQGDHSSSRPDLPQDALVRIAVARVMSNLQVNLVPNTSLLTIIYRDQNPQYAREIANQVAQSFIDQRIDQSSKTSMQAGEFIREQVRQVKEKLQDSEKALVEYAKKAGITVTGNDLSLIGSNMAEINKALSSAIQENLDYERLVKQIDAGQGGSLEQVMQSEALEKLRGRLAELKGDYREKQYLFKPDFPEMRQLQSQIQEVEKQLNLGIDAITGAIRLKQQETIAKVADLRRKLTELEADQSAYQDKNIQYTILKREVDSNRTQYDSLIGKLNEVAVGSELKMQNAAIVDLAVAPVEPYSPKLPINLAVGLLLSLGVTAALIYILELVNNTFSNPDQVEGELGLPVLGILPLVHADQLEQQLANPKSGLSESYRSLRTSLQFAAPDGAPRTLLVTSAEPSEGKSTTVVKLARDFASLGLKVLIVDADMRKPSIHRKFNEDNAIGLSNILMNSVRREDVSGLVRRQKDANVFLMSAGTVPPNPADLLSSARMGLIVSSLKKYYDIVIIDAPPVIGLADVPILSQLADGTLLIVSSNGVSRKSASVSLRRLQSVGANVVGVAMTMFQTQKFDYGYSYARHYYYEHAELSPRLAEAEGEGIAHVSKWTFDSVAHGARGRFVGWHHRVKSAFRDTISRAFS; encoded by the coding sequence ATGCGAGATTACAGTCAGAAGCTGCCTATGGGGCGTGCTCCCCATGCCACGAGCATTGCATCGGATGGCTATTATGGAGGCTTTTTCGGCGGGCAGGAACAGTTTCACTTTTCCCAGAGGAGGGGGTTGGAGGGCATTGATGCTGTCGGCCTGTTCCTTCGAGCTTTGAAGTACCGCTGGCTTGCGGCGGCTGTTATCGCTGCGGGCCTTGTGCTGGCGACCCTCGTCACGTTCATGCAGACGCCCAAGTATCAGGCGGCTGCGAAGCTTGAGGTGGTCTTGCCGTCGGCACGCGTCATCGAAGACATCGAGGTGACGACCGAAAGCAGCGACATGCGTGCTTTCCAGACCGCGCGCGAAAAGCTTCTCAGTCGTGCGTTGGCGCAGCGCGTTGTTTTCGCACTGAACCTTACCGAACGGCCGGACTTTCTGTTCCCGCGAAGGAACTTCTCTCTCGCCAATCTTTTCGCGCACGCTCTTCAGGGAGATCATTCATCAAGCAGACCAGATCTGCCGCAGGATGCATTGGTGCGAATTGCTGTCGCTCGCGTTATGTCGAACCTGCAGGTCAACCTGGTTCCCAACACCAGTCTCCTGACGATCATCTATCGTGATCAGAACCCGCAATATGCGCGGGAGATCGCAAACCAGGTGGCGCAGAGCTTCATCGATCAGCGGATCGATCAGAGCAGCAAGACGTCCATGCAGGCCGGGGAGTTCATCCGTGAGCAGGTCCGGCAGGTGAAGGAGAAACTACAGGACTCGGAAAAGGCATTGGTGGAATACGCCAAGAAGGCCGGGATCACCGTGACCGGAAATGACCTGTCCCTCATCGGCTCCAATATGGCCGAAATCAACAAGGCCTTGTCTTCGGCGATCCAGGAAAACCTGGATTACGAACGGCTTGTCAAGCAGATCGACGCAGGCCAGGGGGGCAGCCTCGAGCAGGTCATGCAGAGCGAGGCGCTCGAAAAGTTGCGTGGGAGGCTGGCCGAACTGAAGGGCGACTATCGCGAAAAGCAATATCTTTTCAAGCCCGACTTTCCGGAGATGCGGCAATTGCAGTCGCAGATACAGGAGGTGGAGAAGCAGCTCAATCTCGGGATCGACGCCATCACCGGTGCGATCAGGCTCAAGCAGCAGGAAACCATTGCCAAGGTTGCCGATCTCCGGCGCAAGCTGACCGAACTCGAGGCCGACCAGTCCGCCTATCAGGACAAGAACATCCAGTACACCATTTTGAAGCGTGAGGTGGATTCCAATCGGACGCAGTATGACAGCCTGATCGGCAAGCTCAACGAGGTTGCCGTCGGTTCCGAACTCAAGATGCAGAACGCTGCGATCGTCGATCTGGCGGTCGCGCCCGTTGAACCATATTCGCCGAAGCTACCGATCAATCTTGCCGTCGGCTTGCTGCTTTCGCTCGGCGTGACGGCGGCGTTGATCTACATCCTGGAACTGGTCAACAACACGTTCAGCAACCCCGATCAGGTGGAAGGCGAGCTGGGTCTGCCGGTCCTCGGCATTCTCCCGCTCGTGCATGCAGACCAGCTCGAGCAGCAGCTGGCAAACCCCAAGTCGGGACTGTCTGAGAGTTATCGCTCGCTTCGAACGTCCCTTCAATTTGCGGCTCCTGACGGAGCGCCTCGCACACTGCTTGTGACAAGCGCGGAGCCGTCGGAGGGCAAATCGACCACGGTGGTCAAGCTGGCGAGAGACTTCGCTTCCCTTGGCCTGAAAGTGTTGATCGTCGATGCCGACATGCGCAAGCCAAGCATCCACAGGAAGTTCAATGAGGACAATGCGATCGGGCTCAGCAATATACTGATGAACTCGGTCCGCCGAGAGGATGTGTCGGGGCTCGTTCGGCGTCAAAAGGATGCCAATGTGTTCCTGATGTCTGCCGGCACTGTTCCGCCCAATCCGGCGGACCTGCTGTCGTCCGCCCGGATGGGGCTGATCGTTTCCAGCCTCAAGAAATACTACGACATCGTCATCATCGATGCGCCGCCGGTGATCGGTCTGGCCGATGTCCCTATCCTCAGCCAATTGGCTGATGGAACCCTGTTGATCGTGTCAAGCAATGGTGTTTCCCGGAAATCCGCCAGTGTTTCCTTGAGGAGATTGCAGTCTGTCGGGGCAAATGTTGTCGGTGTTGCCATGACAATGTTCCAAACTCAGAAGTTCGACTACGGATATTCATACGCTCGTCATTATTACTATGAACACGCTGAGCTCAGCCCCCGCTTGGCTGAAGCCGAGGGCGAGGGGATCGCGCATGTCTCGAAATGGACCTTTGATTCTGTGGCTCATGGTGCTCGTGGCCGTTTCGTTGGCTGGCATCATCGGGTTAAGTCGGCATTTCGAGACACGATCTCCCGAGCTTTCTCTTGA
- a CDS encoding tyrosine-protein phosphatase, giving the protein MIDLHSHILPALDDGADTLETSIEMARMAVEDGVTHMACTPHIIQGRYPNSTTTVLPAMKALQGHLDERGIPLTLVQGADVHVIYDLPLRLRRGEIPTLNGSRYFLLEPPHQVFAPFLEEFARRLLQAGYIPVITHPERLGWIRRRYDVVRRLHQLGCPLQLTAGSLLGHFGQEAEEFTGRIIEDGMGSIFASDAHGVRVRTPRLSTAMRLVAERWGAEMAENMFERRPAIMLADGNLPSITPRRSRRSSRVGWHQDIYATLNVFFRAGH; this is encoded by the coding sequence ATGATCGATCTTCATTCACACATATTGCCTGCACTGGACGATGGTGCCGACACGCTGGAGACTTCCATCGAAATGGCCCGCATGGCGGTGGAAGACGGCGTCACGCACATGGCCTGCACGCCGCATATCATTCAGGGGCGCTATCCGAACTCGACGACAACAGTTCTGCCGGCGATGAAGGCGCTGCAGGGGCATCTCGATGAGCGCGGCATCCCTCTGACGCTGGTGCAGGGAGCGGATGTGCACGTTATTTACGATTTGCCGCTTCGCCTCCGGCGTGGCGAAATCCCCACGCTGAATGGTAGCCGCTATTTCCTGCTGGAACCGCCGCACCAGGTGTTTGCTCCCTTTCTGGAGGAGTTTGCCCGGCGCCTGCTGCAGGCTGGATACATCCCGGTCATCACGCATCCGGAGAGATTGGGCTGGATCAGAAGGCGCTATGACGTGGTGCGGCGTCTTCACCAGCTCGGGTGCCCGCTGCAACTGACAGCTGGATCCCTTCTTGGTCACTTTGGGCAGGAAGCGGAAGAGTTCACCGGTCGCATCATAGAAGATGGAATGGGCAGCATCTTTGCCAGCGATGCGCATGGCGTGCGCGTGCGCACTCCCAGGCTTTCGACGGCCATGCGGCTGGTGGCGGAGCGCTGGGGTGCCGAAATGGCTGAAAACATGTTCGAGAGGCGTCCGGCGATCATGCTTGCCGACGGCAATCTGCCAAGCATCACCCCGCGTCGTAGCCGGCGATCAAGCCGGGTCGGCTGGCATCAGGACATTTACGCCACTTTGAACGTCTTTTTTCGTGCGGGACACTGA
- the rfbC gene encoding dTDP-4-dehydrorhamnose 3,5-epimerase — protein MELERLAIKDLLLITPKRFGDARGYFMEAFRQDVFTEHAGAHVFVQDNQSLSAERGTVRGLHYQTEPRAQGKLVRCVAGAILDVAVDIREGSPTFGQHVAVELDEDSGRLLWVPPGFAHGFCTLTDNAVVCYKVTNYYSPDHDRGLLWNDPALGIDWPVVAGTAILSAKDQQHPGLAQLDPLPAGGG, from the coding sequence ATGGAACTCGAACGCCTAGCAATAAAGGACTTGCTCTTGATCACGCCGAAGCGCTTCGGCGATGCGCGCGGCTACTTCATGGAGGCCTTCCGGCAGGATGTCTTCACTGAACATGCCGGCGCGCATGTCTTTGTCCAGGACAACCAGTCCCTTTCTGCGGAACGTGGCACCGTTCGCGGATTGCATTATCAGACCGAGCCAAGAGCGCAGGGAAAACTGGTGCGCTGTGTTGCCGGGGCCATTCTCGACGTTGCCGTCGATATTCGGGAGGGTTCACCGACCTTTGGTCAACATGTCGCTGTCGAGCTTGATGAAGACAGTGGGCGTTTGCTGTGGGTGCCGCCGGGCTTCGCACATGGATTCTGCACACTCACCGACAATGCCGTCGTCTGCTACAAGGTCACCAACTACTACAGCCCCGATCATGACCGCGGCCTGTTGTGGAATGATCCGGCGCTGGGGATCGATTGGCCTGTCGTCGCAGGCACAGCGATATTGTCCGCCAAGGACCAGCAACATCCAGGGCTCGCCCAGCTGGACCCATTGCCCGCCGGTGGCGGCTGA
- a CDS encoding DUF1972 domain-containing protein, translated as MKLAILGTVGVPGRYGGFETLAENLVRQHQTCGWQAQLTVYCSAPAYPERAPAFLDAKLRYSRLKANGLQSIFYDAVTLLDCARRGNDVALLLGVSGAWILPFLRLFSRMRIVTNVDGIEWRRGKWKRPARLFLRFSEWLAVRFSHQVIADNDGIADYLREFYGIDATVIAYGGDHAVACADPLPDEARLPKLPKDYALALCRIEPENNVAMILEGFAAAGRPLVFVGNWEQSEYGLRLKELYRETVGIHLLDPIYEQAILYQLRAGASVYVHGHSAGGTNPALVEMMHFGAPVIAFDCVYNRNTTENQAIYFDTAVTLTRIISDRLPRELGNSLRDIAVRRYSWSQIGCKYLSVFSDEFTKPP; from the coding sequence ATGAAACTCGCTATTCTGGGAACGGTCGGCGTGCCGGGCCGCTATGGTGGCTTCGAGACCTTGGCAGAGAACCTTGTCCGCCAGCATCAGACCTGCGGCTGGCAGGCTCAGTTGACGGTCTATTGCAGTGCACCGGCCTATCCGGAGCGCGCTCCCGCATTTCTCGATGCAAAGTTGCGATATTCGCGCCTCAAGGCCAACGGTCTGCAGAGCATATTTTATGATGCCGTCACTTTGCTCGACTGCGCGAGGCGAGGTAACGATGTGGCCCTGCTTCTGGGTGTGTCGGGAGCGTGGATACTGCCGTTCCTCCGCCTTTTCTCCCGGATGCGGATCGTGACCAATGTCGACGGCATCGAATGGCGGCGTGGGAAATGGAAGCGACCTGCGCGCCTGTTCCTGAGGTTCTCAGAATGGCTGGCGGTTCGCTTTTCCCATCAGGTCATCGCAGACAATGACGGGATCGCCGACTACCTGCGGGAATTCTACGGCATTGATGCGACGGTTATCGCCTATGGCGGTGATCACGCGGTGGCCTGTGCCGATCCGTTGCCGGATGAGGCGCGACTCCCGAAGCTGCCAAAGGACTACGCGTTGGCCCTTTGCCGGATCGAACCGGAAAATAATGTGGCTATGATCCTGGAAGGCTTTGCCGCCGCCGGAAGGCCGTTGGTCTTCGTCGGCAACTGGGAGCAAAGCGAGTATGGCCTGCGCCTGAAGGAGCTTTATCGCGAGACCGTCGGCATCCATCTGCTGGACCCGATCTATGAACAAGCGATTCTCTATCAGCTGCGCGCGGGTGCTTCAGTTTATGTCCATGGTCACTCTGCCGGGGGAACCAATCCGGCATTGGTGGAAATGATGCACTTTGGTGCTCCGGTGATCGCTTTCGACTGCGTCTACAACCGAAACACCACGGAAAATCAGGCAATCTATTTCGATACTGCGGTGACGCTGACCCGGATTATCAGCGACCGTTTGCCCAGGGAGCTTGGGAATAGTCTCCGTGACATAGCTGTGCGTCGCTACAGCTGGAGTCAGATTGGCTGTAAGTATCTTTCTGTATTTTCTGACGAATTTACAAAGCCGCCTTAA
- a CDS encoding glycosyltransferase family 4 protein: protein MIVFFHLLNDNSGSPRVLQSAIEALRGEDDPGLLYVGSMGRGLLEGTAVKKQRYWYRRSRFRLGTLFALIASQIHLYIKLSRQRAIPHDAVIYVNTLLPFGAALWAKRNGRNVVCHVHEVSISPAPLRWFLTKVAARTADILIYVSHDHLKRLPIDRKRSIVLANPVSPSLQRQGMTQPYRPRRSGSFEVLMLASPRDFKGVPEFLKVARALYDQTNIVFTLVLNAEAEEIGLYLERYRRPGNVRVYAQTDDPSRFYASADLVVNLSRVDQWIETFGLTLVEAMSFGIPVIAPPIGGPSELVSDGVDGLLIDSREEAAVAAAIRRLADSPELCSSMSLAARSKANTFSQDAFANALRNHVRQLKERGAAA from the coding sequence GTGATTGTGTTCTTCCATCTCCTCAATGACAATTCCGGCAGCCCGCGTGTCCTCCAGAGCGCCATTGAAGCGCTCCGTGGCGAGGACGATCCTGGCCTACTCTACGTCGGCTCCATGGGGCGTGGGCTTCTCGAGGGGACTGCCGTCAAGAAACAGCGCTATTGGTATCGTCGCAGCCGGTTCCGGCTGGGAACGCTGTTCGCGTTGATCGCCAGTCAGATTCATCTCTACATCAAGCTGAGCCGGCAACGTGCCATTCCGCACGACGCTGTCATCTATGTGAACACGCTCCTGCCCTTCGGTGCGGCGCTTTGGGCCAAGCGCAACGGGCGAAATGTCGTTTGCCACGTCCACGAGGTCTCCATCTCTCCGGCGCCGTTGCGGTGGTTCCTGACGAAGGTTGCCGCCCGCACGGCCGACATTCTGATTTACGTCTCCCATGATCATTTGAAGCGTCTGCCGATCGACCGAAAACGCTCCATCGTACTCGCCAATCCGGTTTCACCGTCCTTGCAGCGCCAAGGCATGACGCAGCCCTATCGTCCGCGACGCAGCGGATCTTTCGAAGTGCTGATGCTGGCCTCGCCACGCGACTTCAAAGGCGTGCCGGAGTTCCTGAAGGTGGCGCGTGCTCTCTATGACCAGACAAACATCGTGTTCACGCTGGTGCTAAACGCCGAGGCGGAGGAAATCGGCCTCTATCTCGAACGATACCGAAGGCCTGGCAATGTCCGGGTATACGCCCAGACCGACGATCCGTCACGCTTCTACGCCTCTGCAGACCTGGTGGTGAACCTGTCTCGTGTCGATCAGTGGATCGAAACCTTCGGGCTCACGCTCGTCGAAGCCATGAGCTTCGGCATACCGGTTATCGCTCCTCCCATTGGTGGCCCTTCAGAACTCGTGAGCGACGGCGTCGACGGGCTGCTGATCGATTCACGGGAAGAGGCGGCAGTGGCTGCGGCGATTCGAAGGCTGGCAGATTCGCCGGAGCTTTGCTCGTCGATGTCACTGGCCGCCCGAAGCAAGGCCAACACCTTCAGCCAGGATGCGTTTGCCAACGCGCTGCGAAACCATGTTCGTCAACTCAAAGAGCGGGGTGCTGCCGCATGA
- a CDS encoding polysaccharide biosynthesis/export family protein yields MQNFMNVLRVAVIGLLPCLLAACGGAGTFQEPISSHAGEATGDLSRVAALPPPLNSAGGLEQSLLPGDVLTIEIFQASDLNRTVQVDARGLISLPLIGTLTAGGKTLRGLEAEIKRLYGARYIQNPQVSVFLKDSVGQRVTIDGEVAKPGLFPVSYNTSLLDALALAGGFRDLADPRKVYVYRTVGERKLVANYNVADIRDGRMPNPQIYGGDVVVVFTSRSRVAINNLKEALGLSARVATGISVLP; encoded by the coding sequence GTGCAGAATTTCATGAATGTTTTACGAGTGGCAGTGATCGGTCTCCTGCCTTGCCTGCTGGCTGCCTGTGGCGGTGCAGGAACCTTCCAGGAGCCGATCTCGTCCCACGCAGGCGAGGCGACAGGCGATCTCAGCCGCGTCGCCGCTTTGCCGCCTCCCTTGAACAGCGCCGGCGGTCTGGAGCAGTCCCTTTTGCCGGGAGATGTTCTGACAATCGAGATTTTTCAGGCGAGCGACCTGAACCGCACGGTGCAGGTTGATGCCAGGGGGCTCATATCGCTTCCTTTGATCGGGACGCTGACGGCGGGCGGCAAGACGCTTCGGGGCCTCGAAGCGGAAATCAAGCGCCTTTACGGGGCTCGCTATATTCAGAATCCGCAGGTGTCTGTGTTTCTCAAGGATTCGGTGGGCCAGCGAGTGACGATCGATGGCGAAGTGGCGAAGCCGGGGCTGTTTCCCGTGTCCTACAATACCTCTTTGCTGGACGCATTGGCGCTCGCGGGAGGGTTCCGCGACCTTGCCGATCCGAGGAAGGTCTACGTCTACCGTACCGTAGGCGAGAGGAAGCTGGTGGCAAATTACAATGTCGCCGACATCCGCGACGGACGGATGCCCAATCCCCAGATCTACGGCGGTGATGTCGTCGTCGTCTTCACCTCGCGCAGCCGCGTGGCCATCAACAATCTGAAGGAAGCCCTGGGCCTTTCGGCTCGGGTGGCCACCGGTATTTCAGTCCTGCCGTGA